A single window of Sulfurimonas crateris DNA harbors:
- the folD gene encoding bifunctional methylenetetrahydrofolate dehydrogenase/methenyltetrahydrofolate cyclohydrolase FolD → MQLLDGKALSAKIEKTVADEVKILKSKTGSVPGLAVILVGQDPASAAYVSMKKKACDRVGFYSVTHEMPEDISQDAIEKTITMMNDNPNIDGILIQLPLPSQIDTTKILELVNPSKDVDGFHPYNVGRLTTGLEGFVPCTPLGVMELLDEYNIDVKGKNCVVVGASNIVGKPMASLLLNANATVEICHIFTDDLKRHTLNADMIFVGAGVINLIKDDMVKDGAVIIDIGINRADNGKLVGDVDFEKVSKKCSYITPVPGGVGPMTIAMLLSNTLKAAQAHADERE, encoded by the coding sequence ATGCAACTTCTTGATGGAAAAGCGCTCTCGGCAAAGATAGAAAAAACCGTAGCGGATGAAGTAAAAATTTTAAAGAGCAAAACAGGCTCAGTTCCGGGTCTTGCCGTAATACTGGTCGGGCAGGATCCTGCAAGTGCAGCTTATGTAAGCATGAAGAAAAAAGCGTGTGACAGAGTAGGCTTTTACTCTGTAACTCATGAGATGCCAGAGGATATATCTCAAGATGCGATCGAGAAAACCATTACTATGATGAACGACAATCCAAATATCGACGGAATTTTGATTCAACTCCCCCTGCCTTCGCAAATCGATACCACTAAAATACTTGAACTTGTCAATCCAAGCAAAGATGTTGACGGTTTTCACCCATACAATGTAGGAAGACTCACAACAGGACTTGAGGGTTTTGTTCCATGTACGCCGCTTGGAGTAATGGAGCTCTTAGATGAGTACAATATTGATGTAAAAGGTAAGAACTGTGTTGTTGTAGGTGCTTCAAATATAGTTGGAAAACCTATGGCATCACTGCTCTTAAACGCCAATGCGACAGTCGAAATCTGCCACATCTTTACAGATGATCTGAAAAGACATACACTAAACGCAGATATGATCTTTGTAGGTGCAGGTGTTATAAACCTGATAAAAGATGATATGGTAAAAGACGGTGCGGTAATTATCGACATAGGTATCAATCGTGCGGACAACGGCAAACTTGTCGGAGATGTCGACTTTGAAAAAGTGAGCAAAAAGTGCTCATACATTACGCCTGTTCCCGGAGGTGTCGGTCCGATGACCATAGCGATGCTTCTTAGCAACACATTAAAAGCCGCACAAGCGCATGCAGATGAAAGAGAGTAG